The proteins below come from a single Flavobacteriales bacterium genomic window:
- a CDS encoding cation transporter → MDMEDRAIRTTYFSIVGNIGLVLIKGLAGFFGNSYALIADAIESTTDVFASLLVMMGLKYARKPADDNHPYGHGKIEPLITFLVVAFLVVSATVIAYESILNIQSPDTPPESWTLIVLGCIILWKEISFQVVVKRSRETHSSALRADAWHHRSDAITSVMAFIGITVAVLMGDGYEMADDWAALLSALFILYNSYRIFRPALGEVMDEHRYDELITEIRERSMAVKGILDTEKCFVRKAGMRYYVDLHATVDANITVKEGHDIAHKLQDHLRNEIPNLGQVLIHIEPDTLTDQL, encoded by the coding sequence ATGGACATGGAAGACCGCGCCATACGAACCACCTATTTCAGCATTGTCGGAAACATAGGTCTGGTACTTATCAAAGGACTTGCAGGGTTCTTCGGGAACTCTTATGCGCTCATCGCTGATGCTATCGAGTCAACCACCGATGTTTTCGCATCCCTGTTGGTTATGATGGGGCTCAAATATGCAAGAAAGCCGGCGGACGATAATCATCCGTACGGACATGGTAAGATAGAGCCGTTGATCACTTTTCTTGTCGTGGCCTTTTTGGTGGTCTCTGCCACAGTCATCGCCTATGAAAGCATCCTGAATATACAAAGTCCTGATACCCCGCCGGAGTCGTGGACGCTCATTGTGTTGGGTTGCATCATTCTTTGGAAGGAGATCTCTTTCCAGGTGGTTGTTAAAAGAAGCAGGGAAACCCACAGCAGTGCTCTGAGAGCCGATGCCTGGCATCACCGAAGCGATGCCATAACTTCCGTGATGGCATTCATCGGTATCACGGTGGCTGTTCTAATGGGAGATGGTTATGAAATGGCAGACGACTGGGCGGCTTTGCTCAGCGCGCTGTTTATCCTGTATAACAGTTATCGGATCTTCCGTCCCGCACTGGGGGAGGTGATGGATGAACATCGTTATGATGAACTGATCACAGAAATCAGGGAAAGGTCCATGGCTGTCAAGGGAATTCTGGATACGGAGAAATGCTTTGTGCGAAAGGCCGGAATGCGTTATTATGTGGACCTTCACGCTACAGTCGATGCCAATATAACCGTGAAAGAAGGGCATGATATTGCGCACAAACTTCAGGATCACTTGCGTAACGAGATCCCTAACCTCGGGCAGGTCCTGATCCACATCGAACCTGATACGCTTACGGATCAGCTCTGA